In Nisaea acidiphila, the DNA window CAGGGCGACCCGGCGATGAAACGCCTGAAACAAGTATCCGGCGCCATCGACCTGATCATGAAGAGCGTGACCGAACGCTTCCGGAGGTTCGACGGCACGGCGGCGTTCGACTGGGAGAAGCTCACGCTGAATGAATTCAGAACCAGCCGCGATCTCATTCTCGCGCACCAATCGAGCCTCGCTGAGGTGCTCTGCGGTCTGACCGTAAAGGTCTATGAATGGCGCTCCCGTTTCGCGAAGCCGAATGTGGGAATCCAGCAGCGTGTGGACTTCGTGCAGTCCGATCTTTTTCCGGGCCTCGATCATCTCCTGAAAGTCGAAAGCGGCGCCCCGAATTTCTGAATACCGGCTCCGAAGTCCGCACGGCCCGGCTGAGGCCTTGCGGGGGGTCGGGAAACGCGCTACACCGCGCCTCGGTTTTCCGCCGCCTAGGAGGAGGCCGGAGCCTTGTCGGCGCGGCGGATCTGTCCCGAACCAGAGGAGTGGGGAACAAGATGGCTCGCAACAAGATCGCGCTTGTCGGCGCAGGCAATATCGGCGGCACGCTGGCGCTGCTCGCCGGTCTCAAGGAACTCGGCGACGTAGTGCTGTTCGATATCGTGGAGGGCATCCCCCAGGGCAAGTCTCTGGATATCGCCGAAGCCTCCCCGGTCGAAGGCTTCGATGCCAACATGCTCGGCGCGAACGACTACAGTGCGCTCAAGGGCTCCGACGTCGTCATCGTCACCGCCGGCATCCCGCGCAAGCCGGGTATGAGCCGCGATGACCTGATCGAAACCAACACCAAGGTCATGCAGGCGGTTGCCGACGGCATCAAGGCGAACTGCCCTGACGCGTTCGTCATCTGCATCACCAACCCGCTCGACGTCATGGTCGGCATCCTGCAGAAGCTGAGCGGCCTGCCGGCCAACAAGGTCGTCGGCATGGCCGGTGTGCTCGACAGCGCCCGCTTCCGTTACTTCCTCGCCGAGGAATTCAAGGTCTCCGTCGAGGACGTGACGGCCTTCGTGCTCGGCGGCCACGGCGACACCATGGTCCCGCTGACCCGCTATTCCACCGTCGCCGGCATCCCGGTTCCGGATCTGGTGAAGATGGGTTGGACCACGCAGGAAAAGGTGGATCAGATCGTGCAGCGCACCCGTGACGGCGGTGCCGAGATCGTCGGCCTGCTGAAGACCGGCTCCGCCTTCTACGCGCCGGCCTCGTCCGCCATCCAGATGGCCGACTCCTACCTCAAGGACAAGAAGCGGGTCCTGCCCTGCGCGGCCCAGTGCTCCGGCGAATACGGCCTCGACGGTCTCTATGTCGGCGTGCCGTGCGTGATCGGAGCGAACGGCGTCGAGCGAATCGTCGAGATCGAGATGAACGCCGACGAGAAAGCCATGTTCGACCACTCGGTCAACGCGGTGAAGAGCCTGAACGAAGTCGCGGCGAAGCTCGGTATCTAAGAGAGCGCCGGTGGTATACGGTATACCACCATTTGTGATCTTGGGGTTCGGTGCTACAGTGCGGCTGCGGCACCGGGCCGCTTCCCGCGAGTGGGGGATTGAGCCGGCCTTTCGGGCCGGCTGCCGCAACGAGTTCGGCGCCTGCTGCGCCAGACCCGGGGCAAGGGAAATGGGAGAGCCATGAACATCCACGAGTATCAGGCTAAGCAGCTGCTGGCCAAATTCGGTGTGGCGGTGCCGCGGGGCGGCGTTGCCTACACCCCTGAGGAGGCCGAGAAGGTCGCCAATGACCTTGGCGGTCCGGTTTGGGTCGTGAAGTCTCAGATCCATGCGGGCGGACGCGGTGCCGGCCGTTTCAAGGGAAATGAGAACGGCGCCGGCGGTGTCCGCGTGGTCAAGTCGGTCGACGAGGTGAAGTCGAATGCCGGCGAGATGATCGGGTCTGTCCTCGTCACCAAGCAGACCGGTGCGGAAGGCAAGGAAGTCAGCCGCGTCTATATCGAGGAAGGCTGCGATATCAAGCGCGAGCTTTACCTTAGCCTTCTGGTCGACCGCGATACCAGCCGTGTCACCGTGATGGCCTCGACCGAGGGCGGCATGGAGATCGAGGAAGTCGCCGAGGCGACCCCGGAAAAGATCATCACCATCGCGATCGACCCGGTCACCGGCATGCAGGGCTTCCATGCCCGCCGCATCGCCTTCGCGCTCGGTCTCGAGGGCGACCAGGTGAAGTCGGCGGTCAAGTTCCTGATGGCCATGTACAAGGCGTTCACCGATCTCGACGCCGCCATGGTTGAAGTGAACCCGCTGGTGGTTACCGGCGCCGGCGACGTGATCGCGCTCGATGCCAAGATGGGCTTCGACGACAACGCGCTGTTCCGCCACAAGGACGTGGCCGAGCTGCGGGACGAGACCGAAGAGGATCCGGCCGAGCTCGAAGCCGGCAAGTACGAGCTGAACTACGTGAAGCTCGACGGCTCGATCGGTTGCATGGTCAACGGTGCGGGTCTCGCCATGGCCACCATGGACATCATCAAGCTCTACGGCTCCGAGCCGGCGAACTTCCTCGATGTCGGGGGATCTGCGACGAAGGAGCGGGTCACCGCCGCCTTCAAGATCATCCTTTCCGATCCGAACGTCGAAGGCATTCTGGTCAACATCTTCGGCGGCATCATGCGTTGCGACGTCATTGCCGAAGGCGTGGTCGCAGCGGCCAAGGAAGTCAGCCT includes these proteins:
- the mdh gene encoding malate dehydrogenase codes for the protein MARNKIALVGAGNIGGTLALLAGLKELGDVVLFDIVEGIPQGKSLDIAEASPVEGFDANMLGANDYSALKGSDVVIVTAGIPRKPGMSRDDLIETNTKVMQAVADGIKANCPDAFVICITNPLDVMVGILQKLSGLPANKVVGMAGVLDSARFRYFLAEEFKVSVEDVTAFVLGGHGDTMVPLTRYSTVAGIPVPDLVKMGWTTQEKVDQIVQRTRDGGAEIVGLLKTGSAFYAPASSAIQMADSYLKDKKRVLPCAAQCSGEYGLDGLYVGVPCVIGANGVERIVEIEMNADEKAMFDHSVNAVKSLNEVAAKLGI
- the sucC gene encoding ADP-forming succinate--CoA ligase subunit beta; translated protein: MNIHEYQAKQLLAKFGVAVPRGGVAYTPEEAEKVANDLGGPVWVVKSQIHAGGRGAGRFKGNENGAGGVRVVKSVDEVKSNAGEMIGSVLVTKQTGAEGKEVSRVYIEEGCDIKRELYLSLLVDRDTSRVTVMASTEGGMEIEEVAEATPEKIITIAIDPVTGMQGFHARRIAFALGLEGDQVKSAVKFLMAMYKAFTDLDAAMVEVNPLVVTGAGDVIALDAKMGFDDNALFRHKDVAELRDETEEDPAELEAGKYELNYVKLDGSIGCMVNGAGLAMATMDIIKLYGSEPANFLDVGGSATKERVTAAFKIILSDPNVEGILVNIFGGIMRCDVIAEGVVAAAKEVSLHVPLVVRLEGTNVDLGKQILADSGLPITSADNLADAAEKIVKAVKEAA